A region from the Corylus avellana chromosome ca7, CavTom2PMs-1.0 genome encodes:
- the LOC132187184 gene encoding cytochrome P450 703A2: MDLVTFASTLLCAALLAKIIYQWLNRKSLNQTKRLPPGPPRWPIFGNLLQLTQLPHRDLASLCGKYGSLVYLRLGSVHAITTTDPDIISEILVRQDDVFASRPRTLAAIHLAYGCGDVALAPLGPHWKRMRRICMEHLLTTKRLESFAKHRAEEAQHLVRDIWERARTGKAVNLREVLGAFSMNNVTRMLLGKQYFGAESAGPQEAMEFMDITHELFWLLGLIYLGDYLPFWRCVDPYGCEKRMRDVEKRVDDFHMRIIEEHRRARERKRKESAGDDEELDFVDVLLSLPGEDGKEHMDDIEIKALIQDMIAAATDTSAVTNEWAMAEVIKHPRVLRKIQEELDSVVGPNRMVSESDLAHLNYLRCVVRETFRMHPAGPFLIPHESLCATTINGYYIPAKTRVFINTHGLGRNTKLWDNVEEFRPERHWLVDGRRVEISHGADFKILPFSAGKRKCPGAPLGVTMVLMALARLFHCFEWAPPEGLRPEDIDTSEVYGMTMPKAQPLMAIAGPRLAGHMYL; this comes from the exons ATGGATTTAGTCACATTTGCTTCAACCCTTCTTTGTGCAGCTCTCCTCGCCAAGATCATTTACCAGTGGCTCAATCGGAAGTCcttaaatcaaacaaaaagacTTCCTCCGGGGCCACCAAGGTGGCCGATATTTGGTAACCTTCTCCAGTTGACCCAACTCCCCCACAGGGACCTAGCTTCTCTGTGTGGCAAATATGGCTCCTTGGTCTACCTCCGCCTTGGCAGCGTTCATGCCATCACCACCACCGACCCTGATATCATAAGCGAAATTTTGGTTCGTCAAGACGATGTATTTGCCTCCAGGCCACGGACTCTCGCCGCCATTCATTTAGCCTATGGGTGCGGAGACGTGGCACTGGCCCCATTGGGGCCGCATTGGAAGCGGATGAGGAGAATCTGCATGGAGCACTTGTTGACGACAAAGCGACTCGAGTCATTTGCGAAGCACCGCGCCGAGGAAGCCCAACATCTTGTTCGAGACATTTGGGAGCGGGCTCGAACCGGAAAGGCGGTGAACTTGAGGGAAGTGTTGGGTGCATTCTCAATGAACAATGTGACGAGGATGTTGCTGGGGAAGCAATATTTTGGTGCTGAATCAGCTGGCCCTCAAGAGGCTATGGAGTTCATGGATATAACCCATGAGTTGTTTTGGCTTTTGGGCTTGATATACTTGGGTGATTATCTACCGTTTTGGAGGTGCGTGGACCCTTATGGGTGTGAAAAGAGGATGCGGGATGTGGAGAAGAGAGTGGATGATTTTCACATGAGGATCATTGAAGAACATAGGAgggcaagagagagaaagagaaaggaaagtgCAGGTGATGATGAAGAATTGGATTTTGTTGATGTCCTACTATCTTTGCCTGGTGAAGACGGGAAAGAACACATGGATGATATAGAAATTAAAGCTCTAATCCAg GACATGATAGCCGCTGCTACAGACACTTCAGCTGTGACCAATGAGTGGGCGATGGCCGAGGTGATCAAGCATCCACGTGTCCTTCGAAAGATCCAAGAAGAGCTTGATTCCGTCGTGGGACCCAACAGAATGGTCTCTGAATCTGATTTGGCCCATCTTAACTACTTGCGTTGCGTCGTACGTGAAACTTTCCGTATGCACCCAGCTGGGCCCTTTCTCATCCCACACGAATCTCTTTGCGCCACCACCATCAACGGCTATTACATCCCGGCCAAGACACGTGTCTTCATCAACACTCATGGGTTGGGTCGGAACACCAAGCTCTGGGACAACGTAGAGGAGTTTCGGCCTGAGAGGCACTGGTTGGTCGATGGGCGCCGAGTCGAGATTAGCCACGGAGCCGACTTCAAGATATTGCCATTTAGTGCTGGGAAGAGGAAGTGCCCTGGTGCACCGCTTGGAGTGACCATGGTTTTGATGGCTTTGGCTCGGCTCTTTCACTGCTTTGAATGGGCCCCACCGGAAGGGTTGAGGCCTGAAGATATAGATACAAGTGAGGTTTATGGGATGACCATGCCTAAGGCCCAACCCTTGATGGCCATTGCTGGACCACGGTTGGCGGGTCATATGTACCTTTGA